From the Actinomycetota bacterium genome, one window contains:
- a CDS encoding ABC transporter permease, with translation MLTFRKPLAFLKKDFLMEVSYRFSFMLQFASIFFSVVMFYFVAKLLGEAPSVQNSLSEYGGNYFSFVLIGIAFSNFLSVGLGSFSTNIRSEQMIGTLEAMLVTPTRLSNIVLSSSQWSFAFTSLRVGVYLLIGGLFFGVSFSGAAILPAVLALLLTVVAFSSLGIISASFIMIFKRGDPIAFALSTSSTLLGGVYYPISILPGWLQSLSYFFPITYSLRAIRLSLLQGAGFSEVGGDLIALVIFSLITLPISLVCFRYAVSRAKRDGSLAYY, from the coding sequence ATGTTGACATTCAGAAAACCGCTGGCGTTCCTGAAAAAAGACTTCCTCATGGAGGTCAGCTACCGCTTTTCCTTCATGCTTCAGTTTGCCAGCATCTTCTTCTCGGTAGTCATGTTCTACTTTGTGGCCAAGCTGCTGGGCGAAGCGCCTTCGGTGCAAAACAGCCTCAGCGAATATGGCGGCAACTACTTCTCCTTCGTACTGATTGGAATCGCCTTCTCCAATTTCCTGTCTGTCGGCCTGGGGAGCTTTTCCACCAACATCCGTTCGGAGCAGATGATCGGCACCCTCGAGGCGATGCTGGTGACGCCGACCAGACTTTCCAACATAGTCCTGTCTTCATCGCAATGGAGCTTTGCTTTCACCTCGCTGCGGGTCGGCGTCTATCTGCTCATCGGCGGGCTCTTCTTCGGCGTCAGCTTCTCCGGCGCCGCGATTCTGCCGGCGGTACTGGCTCTTTTGCTCACCGTAGTCGCCTTTTCCAGCCTCGGCATCATCTCGGCGAGCTTCATCATGATCTTCAAGCGCGGCGATCCGATCGCCTTCGCGCTCTCCACCTCATCCACTCTGCTGGGCGGCGTCTATTATCCCATCAGCATCCTTCCCGGATGGCTTCAGAGCCTCTCATATTTCTTCCCCATCACCTACTCGCTGAGGGCTATCCGCCTGTCGTTGCTTCAAGGCGCCGGCTTCAGCGAAGTCGGCGGCGATCTCATCGCCCTGGTGATATTCTCCCTGATCACACTTCCGATCAGCCTGGTCTGCTTCCGCTATGCCGTTTCGAGGGCCAAACGGGACGGCAGCCTGGCATATTACTAG
- a CDS encoding ATP-binding protein — MTAAGKAGTKAWSQIRDAVLVAVAIVVITYFHYYPPHFEFITQDDFHILLRRLYYVPILYAAFRFGIKGGLLASLSVSALFIPHAIMSMGGLFVSGSLDNLFEVILYNVLALITGAVVEAKRRQAQRYQEVLKLNSEIEERETAIRHMKAYTESVLSSVSSGVIACDRRGIIVTVNPAARQLLARHEDDLVAFPMARIFKDHPGLVRAAEQILSGGQERATLETELASDGRLLPVAVRIAPHRSRGQTVGIVITMEDLSEVQDLTEQLLRADKLSGLGELVAGVAHEVRNPLGVIKASVQMLEQEMDSGCGDAELTHVMVQEIDRLDSVVNALLDFGRPSESQFGTVDTARVMGEVVLLTKQFARQQGVEVKNDLPAGLPQIWADEDRLKQIFVNLISNAIQAMPDGGSLTMDGIARDGYLRISFADSGIGMSPEEKERIFDPFHTTRAEGSGLGLSIVHRIIDAHQGFISVDSEPGKGSTFVVGLPLTRTAAETGDGAYA; from the coding sequence TTGACAGCCGCCGGGAAAGCAGGCACGAAAGCGTGGTCGCAGATCCGCGATGCGGTGCTGGTTGCGGTGGCGATCGTCGTCATCACCTACTTCCATTACTATCCACCGCATTTTGAATTCATCACCCAGGACGATTTCCATATCCTGCTGCGGCGCCTTTACTATGTGCCGATCCTGTACGCCGCTTTTCGTTTTGGCATCAAGGGCGGGCTGCTGGCGTCGCTCTCGGTCAGCGCGCTGTTCATTCCCCATGCCATCATGTCGATGGGCGGCCTGTTTGTCTCCGGCTCGCTCGACAATCTTTTCGAGGTCATTCTTTACAACGTCCTGGCCCTGATCACCGGCGCCGTCGTCGAAGCCAAGCGCAGGCAAGCACAGCGCTACCAGGAGGTCCTGAAGCTCAACAGCGAGATCGAGGAGCGCGAGACCGCCATCCGCCACATGAAGGCTTATACCGAGAGTGTTCTAAGCAGCGTCAGCAGCGGCGTTATCGCCTGCGACCGGCGGGGAATCATCGTTACCGTCAACCCCGCCGCCAGACAGCTGTTGGCCAGGCACGAGGATGACCTGGTGGCCTTCCCCATGGCCAGGATCTTCAAGGATCACCCAGGCCTGGTACGCGCCGCGGAACAGATCCTTTCCGGCGGGCAGGAACGGGCGACCCTGGAGACTGAGCTGGCCTCTGATGGGCGCCTCCTGCCGGTCGCAGTTCGTATCGCCCCCCATCGCAGCCGCGGCCAGACCGTGGGCATCGTCATCACCATGGAAGACCTCAGCGAGGTCCAGGACCTAACGGAACAGCTGCTCCGCGCCGACAAGCTTTCCGGCCTGGGGGAACTGGTGGCGGGAGTCGCCCACGAGGTGCGAAATCCGCTGGGCGTCATCAAGGCAAGCGTTCAGATGCTGGAGCAGGAAATGGATTCAGGATGCGGGGATGCCGAGCTTACCCATGTCATGGTCCAGGAGATCGACCGCCTCGATTCTGTGGTAAACGCGCTGCTTGACTTCGGCCGCCCCTCTGAGTCACAGTTTGGCACTGTGGATACGGCCCGCGTCATGGGCGAGGTGGTTCTGCTCACAAAGCAGTTCGCCCGCCAACAGGGTGTCGAGGTCAAAAACGATCTGCCGGCGGGTTTGCCGCAGATCTGGGCTGATGAGGACCGGTTGAAACAAATCTTTGTGAACCTGATATCAAACGCGATACAGGCGATGCCTGACGGCGGCAGCCTGACCATGGACGGGATAGCCCGCGACGGCTACCTGAGGATATCCTTCGCCGACAGCGGCATCGGCATGTCGCCCGAAGAGAAGGAAAGGATCTTCGACCCGTTCCATACGACGCGGGCTGAAGGAAGCGGCCTGGGGCTGTCGATTGTTCACCGCATCATCGATGCTCATCAGGGTTTCATCAGCGTCGATAGCGAGCCGGGCAAAGGCAGCACCTTCGTCGTCGGACTTCCGCTAACCCGTACGGCCGCGGAAACAGGAGACGGCGCCTATGCCTAA
- the rpoN gene encoding RNA polymerase factor sigma-54: MELKPSLKTTPGLSQQLVLSPRLYQSLRILRLGANELQGLIQKELNENPTLEIPEPSDFDTEPGQSTERELWEDFQRSNAAPDSGSGAGSGSGAGNPVTTPGELTASPETLDEYLTLQLHLASLSEEQNRIGLAIIGSLDEDGYLRESVEELAGTIKRPEAEIESVLKVMHHFDPPGIAARNLEECLAIQLEQMNAGETAIRIARDYLPQVASGAFGEIAKSLGVTAARVRKAVELIRELNPSPGSLFDTSPPAATIIPDVYARPSRGRVRILANREIMPSLRLSRMYQQMAAAGKAKTINVGGTFAPGASAQPEVDPETARYIGEKLKKASQLIRDVDHRRATVAKVARAIADAQPEFFKKGPGYLRPLGLESIARTLEVHPSTVSRAILGKYMSTPFGVFEFRYFFSAGYATTGGEGLSATAVKKRLAGRVAGEDARHPLSDQKLTELLKSDGVSISRRTVAKYREALGIPASWERKANL, encoded by the coding sequence ATGGAACTCAAACCATCCCTTAAAACAACCCCGGGCTTAAGCCAGCAGTTGGTCCTTTCCCCAAGGCTCTACCAGAGCCTCAGGATTCTGCGTCTGGGCGCGAACGAGCTGCAAGGCCTCATCCAGAAGGAACTCAACGAGAACCCCACCCTGGAGATCCCCGAGCCATCGGATTTCGATACGGAGCCCGGGCAGTCCACAGAGCGGGAACTCTGGGAGGATTTTCAGCGATCCAATGCCGCGCCAGACTCGGGATCCGGCGCGGGCTCGGGATCCGGCGCGGGCAACCCGGTAACCACGCCCGGCGAGCTGACCGCGAGCCCGGAAACACTTGATGAATACCTGACCCTTCAACTCCATCTGGCCAGCCTCAGCGAGGAACAGAACCGCATCGGGCTAGCCATCATCGGCAGCCTCGACGAGGATGGATATCTGCGCGAGTCAGTCGAGGAACTGGCCGGCACGATCAAACGTCCTGAGGCCGAGATAGAATCGGTGCTGAAGGTGATGCATCACTTCGATCCTCCCGGCATCGCCGCTCGCAACCTCGAAGAGTGCCTGGCCATCCAGCTCGAGCAGATGAACGCCGGAGAGACGGCGATACGCATCGCCCGCGATTACCTGCCGCAGGTGGCAAGCGGCGCCTTCGGCGAGATCGCAAAATCCCTCGGCGTCACAGCCGCAAGGGTGAGGAAGGCCGTAGAGCTGATCCGGGAACTTAACCCCTCGCCGGGCTCGTTGTTCGATACCAGCCCGCCGGCGGCGACGATCATACCCGACGTCTATGCCCGGCCCAGCCGCGGGCGTGTGCGCATACTCGCTAACCGGGAGATCATGCCTTCACTGCGGCTAAGCCGCATGTATCAGCAGATGGCGGCAGCCGGCAAGGCAAAGACGATAAACGTTGGCGGGACCTTCGCCCCGGGCGCCAGCGCCCAGCCCGAGGTCGACCCGGAGACCGCCCGATACATCGGTGAAAAGCTCAAGAAGGCCTCCCAGCTCATCCGCGATGTCGACCACCGGCGCGCCACCGTGGCAAAAGTCGCGCGCGCCATCGCCGACGCCCAACCCGAATTTTTCAAGAAGGGGCCCGGATACCTGCGCCCCCTCGGACTTGAAAGTATCGCCAGGACGCTAGAAGTACATCCGTCGACGGTCAGCCGGGCCATACTCGGCAAATATATGAGCACTCCATTCGGCGTCTTCGAGTTCCGCTACTTCTTCTCTGCCGGGTACGCAACCACAGGCGGCGAAGGGCTCTCGGCAACAGCCGTGAAAAAACGGCTCGCGGGACGGGTCGCGGGCGAAGACGCCCGCCACCCGTTATCAGATCAGAAGCTGACTGAACTGCTGAAAAGTGATGGCGTCAGCATATCGCGCCGCACGGTGGCCAAGTACCGTGAAGCCCTGGGCATCCCGGCTTCATGGGAGCGCAAGGCGAACCTTTGA